The Amblyraja radiata isolate CabotCenter1 unplaced genomic scaffold, sAmbRad1.1.pri S118, whole genome shotgun sequence genome includes a region encoding these proteins:
- the LOC116969183 gene encoding zinc finger protein 239-like, which produces MTGYNKVNCYECDVCGKACRSPSKVEIHRRVHTGEKPYVCSTCGKSFSWLSGLREHQRVHSSERPFTCSDCGKGFKSPMQLKVHSHLHTGERPYTCNDCGKSFIRSTYLLSHQRTHRGERPFTCAQCGKGFTRSDSLLEHERTHTGERPYTCAQCGKGFTRSNHLLEHQRTHTGERPYTCAQCGKGFTHSSNLLGHQRSHTGERPYTCTQCGKGFTTSTRLLEHQHTHTGERPYTCAQCGKGFTSTSKLLSHQRVHAGDRPVPSPVCGERFAMASHAVSHQHVHTSGPPYDCPYCGETFESSRGLRQHRRTHTGEQLLPL; this is translated from the coding sequence atgacggggtacAACAAGGTGAattgttatgagtgcgacgtgtgtggcaaggcctgccggAGCCCAAGCAAggtggagatccaccggcgggttcacacgggcgagaagccctatgtctgctccacctgtggcaagagcttttcctggttgtcggggctgcgggagcaccagcgggtgcacagcagtgagcggcccttcacctgctccgactgcggcaaaggcttcaagtcaccCATGCAATTGAAGGTGCACAGtcacctgcacaccggggagcggccctacacctgcaacgactgcggcaagagcttcatccgctccacctatctgctgtcccaccagcgtacCCAccgcggcgagcgccccttcacctgtgcccagtgcggcaagggtttcacccgctccgacagcctgctggagcacgagcgcacccacaccggcgagcgcccgtacacctgcgcccagtgcggcaagggcttcacccgctctaaCCATctactggagcaccagcgcacccacacaggcgagcgcccctacacctgtgcccagtgcggcaagggcttcacccactccagcaacctgctgggaCACCAGCggtcccacaccggcgagcgtccgtacacctgcacccagtgcggcaagggcttcaccacgtCCACtaggctgctggagcaccagcatactcacaccggcgagcgcccctacacctgcgcccagtgcggcaagggcttcaccagcacctccaagctgctgtcccaccagaggGTGcatgccggcgaccgtcccgttcccagcccggtgtgtggagagcgcttcgcCATGGCCTCCCATGCCGTGTCTCACCAGCATGTGCACACTagtggcccgccctacgactgcccgtactgtggtgagacgTTTgagagctcgcgggggttgcgccagcaccggcggacccataccggcgagcagctgctcccactgtga